The following are from one region of the Anolis carolinensis isolate JA03-04 unplaced genomic scaffold, rAnoCar3.1.pri scaffold_18, whole genome shotgun sequence genome:
- the LOC134294637 gene encoding zinc finger protein 135-like, translating into MAEKCGKSFAHNSTLHAHQRTHTGEKPYICLECGQRFPQNGGLQIHQRTHSGEKPYKCLECGQSFSASSPLRKHQRTHTGEKPYNCLECGQSFADSSTLRKHQRTHTGEKPYTCRECGQSFARSAGLHSHQKTHTGEKPYNCQECGQSFAHSSSLRGHQRTHTGEKPYTCLECGQTFAQIGTLHSHQRTHTGEKPYTCLECGQSFAQGSGLRSHQKTHTGEKAYICLECGQSFAHSSSLREHQRTHTGEKPYKCLECGHTFSHSGYLRKHQRIHTGEKPYTCLDCGKSFTRSSGLRLHQRTHTGGKP; encoded by the coding sequence ATGGCGGaaaaatgtggaaaaagcttTGCTCATAATTCAACCCTCCatgcacatcaaaggactcacactggggagaaaccctatatatgcctggagtgtggacagagattTCCTCAGAATGGAGGCTTACAaatacatcaaaggacccacagtggggagaaaccctataaatgcctggagtgtggacagagcttttctgcTAGTTCacctctacgtaaacatcaaaggacacacactggggagaaaccctataactgcctggagtgtggacagagctttgctgatAGTTCaactctacgtaaacatcaaaggactcatactggggagaaaccctatacatgccgggagtgtggacagagctttgctcggagtGCAGGTCTGCAttcacatcaaaagactcacactggggagaaaccctataactgccaggagtgtggacagagctttgctcatagttcaagtctacgtggacatcaaaggactcacactggggagaaaccctatacatgcctggagtgtggacagaccttcgcTCAGATTGGaactctacattcacatcaaagaactcacactggggagaaaccctatacatgcctggagtgtggacagagctttgctcagggttcaggtctacgttcacatcaaaagactcacactggggagaaagcctatatatgcctggagtgtggacagagctttgctcatagttcaagtctacgtgaacatcaaaggactcacactggggagaaaccctataaatgcctggagtgtggacatacCTTCAGTCATAGTGGatatctacgtaaacatcaaaggattcacactggggagaaaccctatacatgcctggactgtggaaagagctttactcgtagttcaggtctacgtttacatcaaagaactcacactgggggaaaaccatag